From a single Nicotiana tomentosiformis chromosome 2, ASM39032v3, whole genome shotgun sequence genomic region:
- the LOC138906253 gene encoding uncharacterized protein, translated as MGDFGIGHSPRPFHLALQTSHSSSASHGPYVPYYGQPAYIAPSPPIARPEAESSDVVIIGIILVFHRDASILFDLGSTYSYVSYYFSVYHVVPRDSLGAHVYVFMPAGDSIIVDRVYRSYVVTIGSLETSVDILLPDMIDFNVILGMDWPSPYHMILDCHTKTVTLAMLGLPRLEWRGTLGHSTSKVISYVKARHMVEKRCLAYLDYARDSSAEVLSTDSIPIVREFPEVFPTDLPGMPADRDINFCIDLDPGTQPIFILPYYMAPPELKELLQDFLDKGFIRPSVSPGGAPVLFVRRMMGQ; from the exons ATGGGTGATTTTGGTATAGGCCATTCTCCTAGGCCATTTCATTTAGCACTTCAGACATCTCACAGTTCTTCAGCGAGTCAtggtccttatgtgccttatTATGGACAGCCAGCCTATATTGCACCATCACCTCCTATCG ctaggcctgaggccgaatcaTCTGACGTagttatcataggtattattctcgttttccatagagatgcctctattctatttgatctgggatctacttactcctatgtgtcatacTATTTTTCTGTATATCatgttgtgcctcgtgattctttgggtgctcatgtgtatgtgtttATGCCTgcgggagattctattattgtagatcgtgtttatcgctcatatgtggttactattgggagtcttgagactagtgtagatatTCTACTTCCTGATATGATAGATTTTAATgttatcttaggtatggattggccgTCACCTTACCATATGATATTGGActgtcacaccaagacggtgaccttagccatgctggggttgcctcgattagagtggagggggactcttggccattctaccagcaaagttatttcttatgtgaaggctcgacatatggtcgagaagaggtgtctagcttatttggacTATGCCCgtgattctagtgcagaggttctaTCAACGGATTCAATACcaattgttcgtgagtttcccgaggtgtttcctacagacctgccagggatgccagccgacagggatattaatttctgtattgatttggatccaggcactcaacccatttttattctGCCATACTATATGGCCCCACCGGAGTTGAAGGAGCTGttacaagattttcttgataagggcttcattagacctagtgtctcgcccgggggtgcgcccgtgttgttcGTAAGAAGAATGATGGGTCAATGA